A stretch of Alligator mississippiensis isolate rAllMis1 chromosome 14, rAllMis1, whole genome shotgun sequence DNA encodes these proteins:
- the DHRS13 gene encoding dehydrogenase/reductase SDR family member 13 isoform X2 has product MAALLLLPALALGLYALLHARLGGGARCRSRAALRGRTALVTGANAGIGRATALDLARRGARVVLACRSAERGQAAARSIRQDTGNSDVLFMSLDLASLDSVRAFAETFLRCEPRLDLLVLNAGIASGGRRSDGCNLVFQVNHLGHFLLTQLLLERLKHCAPSRVVVVASSAHRSGRIDFERLGRPVEGVLQNFQAYCDSKLANILFARELAGRLEGTGVTCYALHPGAAAPRPGRHRCQEAVGGQREDGGAGRVGRCASRCRRGPWAGPERCRASRAVGTGRLC; this is encoded by the exons ATggccgcgctgctgctgctgcccgcgcTGGCGCTGGGGCTGTACGCGCTGCTCCACGCGCGCCTGGGCGGCGGGGCGCGCTGCCGCAGCCGGGCCGCCCTGCGCGGCCGCACCGCGCTCGTCACGG GGGCCAACGCCGGCATCGGCCGCGCCACCGCGCTGGACCTGGCCCGCCGCGGCGCCCGCGTCGTGCTGGCTTGTCGCAGCGCCGAGCGAGGGCAGGCGGCCGCCCGCAGCATCCGCCAG GACACCGGGAACAGCGACGTCCTCTTCATGAGCCTGGACCTGGCCAGCCTGGACTCCGTGCGAGCCTTCGCCGAGACCTTCCTGCGCTGCGAGCCCCGCCTGGACCTCCTCGTCCTCAACGCAG GCATCGCGTCCGGGGGCCGGCGGTCGGACGGCTGCAACCTGGTGTTCCAGGTGAACCACCTGGGCCACTTCCTGCTgacgcagctgctgctggagcgcCTGAAGCACTGCGCGCCCAGCCGCGTCGTGGTCGTGGCCTCCAGCGCCCACCGCTCGGGGCGCATCGACTTTGAGCGCCTGGGCCGGCCGGTGGAGGGCGTGCTGCAGAACTTCCAGGCCTACTGCGACAGCAAGCTGGCCAACATCCTCTTCGCCCGGGAGCTGGCCGGCCGGCTCGAGGGCACCGGCGTCACCTGCTACGCGCTGCACCCAG GAGCCGCGGCCCCGCGCCCGGGACGACACCGTTGCCAGGAAGCTGTGGGAGGTCAGCGAGAGGATGGTGGGGCTGGCCGCGTAGGGCGCTGCGCATCTCGGTGCCGACGGGGACCATGGGCAGGGCCCGAGCGGTGTCGTGCCAGCCGGGCGGTGGGCACAGGGAGGCTGTGCTGA
- the DHRS13 gene encoding dehydrogenase/reductase SDR family member 13 isoform X1, whose product MAALLLLPALALGLYALLHARLGGGARCRSRAALRGRTALVTGANAGIGRATALDLARRGARVVLACRSAERGQAAARSIRQDTGNSDVLFMSLDLASLDSVRAFAETFLRCEPRLDLLVLNAGIASGGRRSDGCNLVFQVNHLGHFLLTQLLLERLKHCAPSRVVVVASSAHRSGRIDFERLGRPVEGVLQNFQAYCDSKLANILFARELAGRLEGTGVTCYALHPGVVNTALFSFVPAWLWPLFVPFSWLFFRDAVSGAQTSIHCATQEGIEALSGRYFADCRPQEPRPRARDDTVARKLWEVSERMVGLAA is encoded by the exons ATggccgcgctgctgctgctgcccgcgcTGGCGCTGGGGCTGTACGCGCTGCTCCACGCGCGCCTGGGCGGCGGGGCGCGCTGCCGCAGCCGGGCCGCCCTGCGCGGCCGCACCGCGCTCGTCACGG GGGCCAACGCCGGCATCGGCCGCGCCACCGCGCTGGACCTGGCCCGCCGCGGCGCCCGCGTCGTGCTGGCTTGTCGCAGCGCCGAGCGAGGGCAGGCGGCCGCCCGCAGCATCCGCCAG GACACCGGGAACAGCGACGTCCTCTTCATGAGCCTGGACCTGGCCAGCCTGGACTCCGTGCGAGCCTTCGCCGAGACCTTCCTGCGCTGCGAGCCCCGCCTGGACCTCCTCGTCCTCAACGCAG GCATCGCGTCCGGGGGCCGGCGGTCGGACGGCTGCAACCTGGTGTTCCAGGTGAACCACCTGGGCCACTTCCTGCTgacgcagctgctgctggagcgcCTGAAGCACTGCGCGCCCAGCCGCGTCGTGGTCGTGGCCTCCAGCGCCCACCGCTCGGGGCGCATCGACTTTGAGCGCCTGGGCCGGCCGGTGGAGGGCGTGCTGCAGAACTTCCAGGCCTACTGCGACAGCAAGCTGGCCAACATCCTCTTCGCCCGGGAGCTGGCCGGCCGGCTCGAGGGCACCGGCGTCACCTGCTACGCGCTGCACCCAG GGGTCGTGAACACGGCGCTGTTCTCCTtcgtccctgcctggctgtggccgCTTTTCGTGCCCTTCTCTTGGCTCTTCTTCCGAGACGCCGTGAGCGGAGCCCAGACCTCCATCCACTGCGCCACCCAGGAGGGCATCGAGGCGCTCAGCGGACGCTACTTTGCCGACTGCCGCCCGCAGGAGCCGCGGCCCCGCGCCCGGGACGACACCGTTGCCAGGAAGCTGTGGGAGGTCAGCGAGAGGATGGTGGGGCTGGCCGCGTAG
- the PHF12 gene encoding PHD finger protein 12 isoform X2: protein MWEKMEAKTVVYDLDTSGGLMEQIQALLAPPRSEDGDKRSRRPEREPRRSGRATNHDSCDSCKEGGDLLCCDHCPAAFHLQCCNPPLSEEMLPPGEWMCHRCTVRRKKREQKKELGQVNGLVDKAGKRTTSPTSDADLLDRSSSSIRAVAHARILERRASRPGTPTSNASTETPLSEQNDVDEDIIDVDDDSAIAEMDCGQPQLKRPFELLIAAAMERNPTQFQLPNELTCTTALPGTSKRRRKEETTGKNVKKAQHELDHNGLVPLPVKVCFTCNRSCRVAPLIQCDYCPLLFHMDCLEPPLTAMPLGRWMCPNHIEHVVLNQKNMTLSNRCRVFDRFQDTISQHVVKVDFLNRIHKKHPPNRRVLQSVKRKGLKVPDAIKSQYQFPPPLLAPAAIRDGELICNGVPEESSQKHLLNTEHLASQSEQQEWLCSVVALQCSILKHLSAKQMTSLWDSEQTEKADIKPVIVADGSITNPYQAADKAPTPSLYSMSCTSGITTQNSLSSSQSQQTVPQEEINCSSCLDKPKKGSSCGTSNGPTASEVKVNGPHFYGVSSEPSAQLTDSQRLIGPGNTIPVMSSRQTWPRPLTPPAACGLLNHTAGTVVKTENIAGPISCAQRGTLPVTSLPASLPSSCASLETTSTLQRKNVQTQIGPPLAAELRSAGSPLTATRALTPPQATGDGSTHRFCSPAPPSDGKVSPSTLSIGTALTAPSSFTSGSAAMMDLTSSLKALMDGNGAQRKEVQARAVFYPLMGLGSAVNMCYRTLYIGTGADMDVCLTSYGHCNYVSGKHACIFYDENTKHYELLNYSEHGTTVDNVLYSCDFSEKTTPTPPSSIVAKVQSVIRRHKSRKQEEEPHEDAAVMNSQAQGQHRKPCNCKASSSSLIGGSGAGWEGTALLHHGSYIKLGCLQFVFSITEFATKQPKGDAALAQDTDLEEKLPLKPHQVPVLRSNSVP, encoded by the exons TAACCCTCCGCTGAGCGAGGAGATGCTGCCTCCAGGGGAGTGGATGTGTCATCGTTGCACTGTGCGTCGAAAG AAGCGGGAACAGAAgaaagagctggggcaggtaaaTGGATTGGTGGACAAAGCTGGGAAAAGGACCACCTCCCCCACCAGTGACGCTGACCTATTGGACAGGTctagcagcagcatcagggcTGTCGCACATGCCAGGATCTTGGAACGGAGAGCGAGCCGGCCTGGTACTCCCACCTCCAACGCCAGCACCGAGACCCCCCTTTCGGAGCAGAACGATGTAGATGAGGACATAATTGATGTGGATGATGACTCTGCCATTGCAGAAATGGACTGCGGGCAGCCCCAGCTGAAGCGCCCCTTTGAGCTGCTTATTGCTGCTGCCATGGAAAGGAACCCAACGCAGTTCCAGTTGCCGAATGAACTGACCTGCACCACCGCACTTCCAG GTACTAgtaagaggaggagaaaggaggaaaccACAGGAAAGAATGTCAAGAAAGCACAACACGAGTTGGACCACAATGGCTTGGTTCCCTTGCCAGTGAAAGTCTGCTTCACGTGCAACAG GAGCTGCAGAGTGGCACCGCTCATTCAGTGTGATTACTGCCCACTCCTGTTCCACATGGATTGCTTGGAGCCCCCGCTAACTGCTATGCCCCTAGGCAGGTGGATGTGCCCAAATCACATTGAGCATGTGGTG CTGAACCAGAAGAACATGACCTTGAGTAACCGGTGCCGAGTGTTTGACCGGTTCCAAGACACCATTTCTCAGCATGTTGTCAAGGTGGATTTCCTGAACCGAATCCACAAGAAGCACCCTCCCAACCGCAGGGTTCTTCAGTCGGTGAAAAGAAAAGGTTTGAAG GTTCCAGATGCTATCAAATCCCAGTACCAGTTTCCACCCCCCTTGCTTGCACCTGCAGCAATTCGGGATGGTGAGCTGATCTGTAATGGGGTCCCCGAGGAATCCTCACAGAAGCACCTTCTGAACACTGAGCACTTAGCCAGCCAGTCGGAACAGCAAGAG TGGCTCTGTAGTGTTGTTGCACTCCAGTGCAGCATATTGAAACATTTATCTGCTAAGCAGATGACTTCGCTTTGGGACTCTGAACAGACAGAGAAGGCTGATATTAAGCCTGTTATTGTGGCAGATGGCTCGATCACCAACCCTTACCAGGCAGCTGACAAGGCACCCACTCCTTCCCTTTATTCCATGTCGTGCACCTCAGGGATTACCACCCAGAATTCCTTGAGCTCCTCTCAATCCCAGCAGACTGTACCACAGGAAGAGATCAATTGCAGCTCTTGTCTGGACAAACCCAAGAAAGGATCTTCTTGCGGGACTTCTAATGGGCCCACAGCCTCCGAAGTGAAAGTAAATGGTCCTCATTTCTACGGTGTTTCCTCTGAGCCCTCGGCACAGCTGACTGACTCCCAGAGGCTAATTGGACCAGGTAACACGATCCCGGTTATGTCTTCTCGGCAGACGTGGCCCAGGCCTCTTACACCCCCAGCAGCGTGTGGACTTCTGAATCACACGGCTGGAACCGTTGTGAAAACGGAGAACATAGCAGGACCCATTTCTTGTGCACAAAGGGGTACCTTGCCAGTCACGAGCCTGCCTGCTTCCCTACCGAGCTCTTGTGCCAGCCTAGAGACCACCAGCACTTTGCAAAGAAAGAACGTTCAGACGCAGATAGGACCCCCGCTCGCTGCAGAACTGCGATCCGCTGGTTCCCCTTTAACTGCCACTAGGGCTCTTACTCCTCCGCAGGCAACGGGAGATGGATCCACACACAGATTCTGTTCACCAGCACCACCTTCAG ACGGTAAGGTCAGTCCCAGCACCTTATCCATAGGAACCGCTTTAACTGCCCCCTCATCGTTCACTTCAGGCTCTGCTGCTATGATGGACCTTACCAGTTCCCTGAAAGCATTAATGGATGGTAATGGTG CGCAAAGGAAAGAGGTGCAAGCCCGGGCAGTGTTCTACCCGCTGATGGGCTTGGGGAGCGCAGTGAACATGTGCTACAGGACGCTCTACATTGGGACAG GAGCTGACATGGATGTGTGCCTTACGAGCTATGGTCACTGCAACTACGTGTCCGGCAAACATGCCTGCATATTCTACGACGAG aACACAAAGCATTACGAGCTGCTGAACTACAGTGAGCACGGGACGACGGTAGACAACGTCCTGTACTCCTGCGACTTCTCCGAGAAGACaacacccacccctcccagcagcatTGTTGCCAAAGTGCAGAGCGTGATAA GGCGCCACAAAagcaggaagcaggaagaggagccgCACGAAGACGCTGCTGTGATGAACTCGCAGGCGCAGGGGCAGCACCGCAAGCCCTGCAACTGCAAGGCCAGCAGCTCCAGCTTGATCGGGGGTagcggggcaggctgggagggCACGGCCCTGCTCCACCACGGCAGTTACATcaagctgggctgcctgcagttTGTCTTCAGCATCACCGAGTTTGCGACCAAACAGCCCAAGGGGGACGCGGCCTTAGCACAAGACACAGACTTGGAGGAGAAGCTCCCCCTGAAGCCCCACCAGGTGCCCGTGCTGCGCTCCAACTCCGTTCCCTAG
- the PHF12 gene encoding PHD finger protein 12 isoform X1, protein MWEKMEAKTVVYDLDTSGGLMEQIQALLAPPRSEDGDKRSRRPEREPRRSGRATNHDSCDSCKEGGDLLCCDHCPAAFHLQCCNPPLSEEMLPPGEWMCHRCTVRRKKREQKKELGQVNGLVDKAGKRTTSPTSDADLLDRSSSSIRAVAHARILERRASRPGTPTSNASTETPLSEQNDVDEDIIDVDDDSAIAEMDCGQPQLKRPFELLIAAAMERNPTQFQLPNELTCTTALPGTSKRRRKEETTGKNVKKAQHELDHNGLVPLPVKVCFTCNRSCRVAPLIQCDYCPLLFHMDCLEPPLTAMPLGRWMCPNHIEHVVLNQKNMTLSNRCRVFDRFQDTISQHVVKVDFLNRIHKKHPPNRRVLQSVKRKGLKVPDAIKSQYQFPPPLLAPAAIRDGELICNGVPEESSQKHLLNTEHLASQSEQQEWLCSVVALQCSILKHLSAKQMTSLWDSEQTEKADIKPVIVADGSITNPYQAADKAPTPSLYSMSCTSGITTQNSLSSSQSQQTVPQEEINCSSCLDKPKKGSSCGTSNGPTASEVKVNGPHFYGVSSEPSAQLTDSQRLIGPGNTIPVMSSRQTWPRPLTPPAACGLLNHTAGTVVKTENIAGPISCAQRGTLPVTSLPASLPSSCASLETTSTLQRKNVQTQIGPPLAAELRSAGSPLTATRALTPPQATGDGSTHRFCSPAPPSDGKVSPSTLSIGTALTAPSSFTSGSAAMMDLTSSLKALMDGNGEIEINMLDEQLIKFLALQRIHQLFPSKAQSIAGSVSSHQPAPMGNHIEAQRKEVQARAVFYPLMGLGSAVNMCYRTLYIGTGADMDVCLTSYGHCNYVSGKHACIFYDENTKHYELLNYSEHGTTVDNVLYSCDFSEKTTPTPPSSIVAKVQSVIRRHKSRKQEEEPHEDAAVMNSQAQGQHRKPCNCKASSSSLIGGSGAGWEGTALLHHGSYIKLGCLQFVFSITEFATKQPKGDAALAQDTDLEEKLPLKPHQVPVLRSNSVP, encoded by the exons TAACCCTCCGCTGAGCGAGGAGATGCTGCCTCCAGGGGAGTGGATGTGTCATCGTTGCACTGTGCGTCGAAAG AAGCGGGAACAGAAgaaagagctggggcaggtaaaTGGATTGGTGGACAAAGCTGGGAAAAGGACCACCTCCCCCACCAGTGACGCTGACCTATTGGACAGGTctagcagcagcatcagggcTGTCGCACATGCCAGGATCTTGGAACGGAGAGCGAGCCGGCCTGGTACTCCCACCTCCAACGCCAGCACCGAGACCCCCCTTTCGGAGCAGAACGATGTAGATGAGGACATAATTGATGTGGATGATGACTCTGCCATTGCAGAAATGGACTGCGGGCAGCCCCAGCTGAAGCGCCCCTTTGAGCTGCTTATTGCTGCTGCCATGGAAAGGAACCCAACGCAGTTCCAGTTGCCGAATGAACTGACCTGCACCACCGCACTTCCAG GTACTAgtaagaggaggagaaaggaggaaaccACAGGAAAGAATGTCAAGAAAGCACAACACGAGTTGGACCACAATGGCTTGGTTCCCTTGCCAGTGAAAGTCTGCTTCACGTGCAACAG GAGCTGCAGAGTGGCACCGCTCATTCAGTGTGATTACTGCCCACTCCTGTTCCACATGGATTGCTTGGAGCCCCCGCTAACTGCTATGCCCCTAGGCAGGTGGATGTGCCCAAATCACATTGAGCATGTGGTG CTGAACCAGAAGAACATGACCTTGAGTAACCGGTGCCGAGTGTTTGACCGGTTCCAAGACACCATTTCTCAGCATGTTGTCAAGGTGGATTTCCTGAACCGAATCCACAAGAAGCACCCTCCCAACCGCAGGGTTCTTCAGTCGGTGAAAAGAAAAGGTTTGAAG GTTCCAGATGCTATCAAATCCCAGTACCAGTTTCCACCCCCCTTGCTTGCACCTGCAGCAATTCGGGATGGTGAGCTGATCTGTAATGGGGTCCCCGAGGAATCCTCACAGAAGCACCTTCTGAACACTGAGCACTTAGCCAGCCAGTCGGAACAGCAAGAG TGGCTCTGTAGTGTTGTTGCACTCCAGTGCAGCATATTGAAACATTTATCTGCTAAGCAGATGACTTCGCTTTGGGACTCTGAACAGACAGAGAAGGCTGATATTAAGCCTGTTATTGTGGCAGATGGCTCGATCACCAACCCTTACCAGGCAGCTGACAAGGCACCCACTCCTTCCCTTTATTCCATGTCGTGCACCTCAGGGATTACCACCCAGAATTCCTTGAGCTCCTCTCAATCCCAGCAGACTGTACCACAGGAAGAGATCAATTGCAGCTCTTGTCTGGACAAACCCAAGAAAGGATCTTCTTGCGGGACTTCTAATGGGCCCACAGCCTCCGAAGTGAAAGTAAATGGTCCTCATTTCTACGGTGTTTCCTCTGAGCCCTCGGCACAGCTGACTGACTCCCAGAGGCTAATTGGACCAGGTAACACGATCCCGGTTATGTCTTCTCGGCAGACGTGGCCCAGGCCTCTTACACCCCCAGCAGCGTGTGGACTTCTGAATCACACGGCTGGAACCGTTGTGAAAACGGAGAACATAGCAGGACCCATTTCTTGTGCACAAAGGGGTACCTTGCCAGTCACGAGCCTGCCTGCTTCCCTACCGAGCTCTTGTGCCAGCCTAGAGACCACCAGCACTTTGCAAAGAAAGAACGTTCAGACGCAGATAGGACCCCCGCTCGCTGCAGAACTGCGATCCGCTGGTTCCCCTTTAACTGCCACTAGGGCTCTTACTCCTCCGCAGGCAACGGGAGATGGATCCACACACAGATTCTGTTCACCAGCACCACCTTCAG ACGGTAAGGTCAGTCCCAGCACCTTATCCATAGGAACCGCTTTAACTGCCCCCTCATCGTTCACTTCAGGCTCTGCTGCTATGATGGACCTTACCAGTTCCCTGAAAGCATTAATGGATGGTAATGGTG AGATTGAGATAAATATGCTGGATGAGCAGCTGATCAAGTTTCTGGCCTTGCAGAGAATACATCAGCTCTTTCCTTCCAAAGCTCAGTCTATAGCGGGCAGTGTCAGTTCCCATCAGCCAGCTCCTATGGGAAACCACATTGAAG CGCAAAGGAAAGAGGTGCAAGCCCGGGCAGTGTTCTACCCGCTGATGGGCTTGGGGAGCGCAGTGAACATGTGCTACAGGACGCTCTACATTGGGACAG GAGCTGACATGGATGTGTGCCTTACGAGCTATGGTCACTGCAACTACGTGTCCGGCAAACATGCCTGCATATTCTACGACGAG aACACAAAGCATTACGAGCTGCTGAACTACAGTGAGCACGGGACGACGGTAGACAACGTCCTGTACTCCTGCGACTTCTCCGAGAAGACaacacccacccctcccagcagcatTGTTGCCAAAGTGCAGAGCGTGATAA GGCGCCACAAAagcaggaagcaggaagaggagccgCACGAAGACGCTGCTGTGATGAACTCGCAGGCGCAGGGGCAGCACCGCAAGCCCTGCAACTGCAAGGCCAGCAGCTCCAGCTTGATCGGGGGTagcggggcaggctgggagggCACGGCCCTGCTCCACCACGGCAGTTACATcaagctgggctgcctgcagttTGTCTTCAGCATCACCGAGTTTGCGACCAAACAGCCCAAGGGGGACGCGGCCTTAGCACAAGACACAGACTTGGAGGAGAAGCTCCCCCTGAAGCCCCACCAGGTGCCCGTGCTGCGCTCCAACTCCGTTCCCTAG